A portion of the Sabethes cyaneus chromosome 3, idSabCyanKW18_F2, whole genome shotgun sequence genome contains these proteins:
- the LOC128742031 gene encoding ubiA prenyltransferase domain-containing protein 1 homolog codes for MENHSLNSNCSENSKPNDEKEKDCGKIDAPLMKIKTYLSALRPWSLSASLVPTLLGSTLAYRTVGFHEFNFLSFVCTILTVVTVHCAGNVVNTYFDFVKGIDNRKSDDRTLVDHILSKDEVVTLGAVLYCAGCFGFILLVYMSPARLEHLALVYFGGLSSSFLYTGGIGLKYIALGDVLILIIFGPISVLFAFMAQTGHVEWMTIYYAIPLALNTEAILHSNNTRDAESDKKVGIVTLAILIGKTSSYILYALLLFTPYVMFVVLGMKYSSAFLIPMVTLPQAFKIEKQLRNEATMHGVPRQTAKLNLFFGILYVLACFVAPQLPFITRK; via the exons ATGGAGAACCACTCTTTAAACAGTAACTGTTCAGAAAACAGTAAACCTAACGATGAGAAGGAAAAAGACTGCGGAAAGATCGATG CACCGTTGATGAAAATCAAAACGTACCTTTCGGCACTGCGGCCGTGGTCGTTGTCGGCAAGCTTGGTGCCGACCCTGCTGGGGTCCACGCTTGCCTACCGGACGGTGGGATTTCACGAGTTTAATTTCCTGTCGTTCGTGTGCACCATCCTGACGGTGGTGACGGTGCACTGCGCCGGCAACGTGGTCAACACCTACTTTGATTTCGTGAAGGGCATTGACAACCGCAAGTCGGACGATCGAACGCTGGTGGATCACATTCTTAGCAAGGATGAG GTTGTCACGTTGGGGGCGGTTCTTTACTGTGCCGGATGTTTTGGGTTTATTTTGCTGGTGTATATGTCACCCGCTAGGCTAGAGCATCTAGCGTTGGTCTACTTTGGCGGATTGTCCTCCAGTTTTCTCTATACCGGTGGTATTGGACTGAAGTACATCGCCCTTGGCGATGTGTTGATTCTGATTATCTTTGGACCGATTTCGGTGCTGTTCGCTTTTATGGCACAAACCGGACACGTGGAGTGGATGACCATCTATTACGCCATCCCGCTGGCTCTGAACACGGAAGCCATTCTGCATAGCAACAATACTCGCGATGCCGAATCGGATAAGAAGGTTGGAATCGTTACGCTGGCTATCCTAATCGGTAAGACATCGTCCTATATCCTGTATGCGTTGTTGCTATTTACACCGTACGTAATGTTCGTGGTGCTGGGCATGAAATATTCGAGTGCTTTCTTGATCCCGATGGTGACGCTGCCGCAAGCTTTCAAGATCGAGAAGCAGCTGCGCAATGAAGCCACCATGCACGGTGTACCGCGACAGACGGCAAAGCTGAACCTTTTCTTCGGCATTCTCTATGTGCTGGCTTGTTTCGTGGCACCGCAGCTGCCGTTCATCACCAGGAAGTAG